The following proteins are encoded in a genomic region of Leishmania major strain Friedlin complete genome, chromosome 25:
- a CDS encoding calpain family cysteine protease-like protein: MGNGCCGCCDAKPDYKLGRPLVSGKTTPCFNDGRLFKIVKGDIWYFYNDTQDYQMKVTADFGNGSNIVAMSDTELVRKNDSGACTATVSVFPLETKAMVQTKEVNGFNVKYSGIAFTDADRQKLRQKAAAQVSADLAEMRKLRERNPKVNNQNRLLKVARGKGKMYVDTSFPPTSQSLIRSGIDSDPDACLKRPETIAWRRPEDFLPKKWHPKIRLFGNISPKDISQGQLGDCYYLCALAALAEHDAAIKGIFKNHHGCCIRSQERKHGAWRVNLNISGWWRTIIIDSYLPTVQLLPVFARNRNHPNELWVSFAEKAYAKVFGSYQAIVAGYPWQALEDLTGFPAYNFGNMWRTAQTDTETRKKLFDSLHRWNKKYLICIATPSNGALKMAGKQLSANQWEALFEKAGLRIGHAYSVLDVRHFPLHRLCMLKIRNPWGSHVEWSGDWGDDSPLWNRYPFIKLACRPEKKADGIFWMEWRDVSKFFDSGSVCFRRGHWFRSWYDYRVLGSFEDLVCDTALLIIVNKTSQFPAYISLHQKDCRGLATSDPDSKYACVMISISEGDINGSQQKVVANSSENPEEPSTEYLFQESRSVSLYYKFTKGHKYLVIPRRMKSSTGNNVPKKKYVIALRTQTKVSSEDVVVNIVRLDKNNAVFKNVASFDAGTPTSLNTLYQIKDGNNVFRTYRSDNLRKGKKQHNAEFELVM; this comes from the coding sequence ATGGGCAACggttgctgcggctgctgtgacgCGAAGCCGGATTACAAGCTCGGCAGGCCTCTTGTCTCGGGCAAAACCACCCCGTGCTTCAATGATGGCCGCCTCTTCAAGATCGTCAAGGGCGATATCTGGTACTTCTACAACGACACGCAGGACTATCAGATGAAGGTGACAGCCGACTTCGGCAATGGCTCGAACATCGTCGCGATGAGCGACACAGAACTCGTGCGCAAGAATGACTCCGGCGCCTGCACCGCAACCGTCTCTGTGTTCCCGCTCGAGACCAAGGCCATGGTGCAAACCAAGGAGGTGAACGGCTTCAACGTAAAGTACTCCGGCATCGCCTTCACCGATGCGGACCGACAGAAGCTGCGTCAGAAAGCCGCGGCCCAGGTCAGCGCCGACCTCGCCGAGATGcgcaagctgcgcgagaGAAACCCGAAGGTCAACAACCAAAATCGGCTCCTGAAGGTGGCACGGGGAAAGGGCAAGATGTACGTTGACACGTCCTTTCCGCCCACCTCGCAGTCGCTGATCCGCTCTGGCATCGACTCGGACCCGGATGCGTGCCTGAAGCGGCCGGAGACGATCGCATGGCGTCGCCCCGAAGACTTTCTGCCGAAGAAGTGGCACCCGAAAATTCGTCTCTTCGGCAACATCTCGCCCAAGGACATTAGCCAGGGTCAGCTCGGGGATTGCTACTACCTCTGCGCGCTTGCGGCGCTGGCCGAGCACGATGCCGCCATCAAGGGCATTTTTAAGAAccaccacggctgctgcatcCGCAGCCAGGAGCGAAAGCATGGTGCGTGGCGCGTGAACCTGAACATCAGCGGGTGGTGGCGTACCATCATCATCGACTCGTACTTGCCCACCGTGCAGCTGTTGCCGGTGTTCGCGCGCAACCGCAACCACCCGAACGAGCTGTGGGTATCCTTTGCAGAGAAGGCCTACGCGAAGGTCTTCGGTTCGTACCAGGCGATCGTGGCTGGATACCCGTGGCAAGCCCTCGAGGATCTCACCGGCTTTCCGGCCTACAACTTTGGCAACATGTGGAGGACAGCGCAGACGGACACCGAGACACGGAAGAAGCTCTTCGATTCCCTCCACCGGTGGAACAAGAAGTACCTGATCTGCATTGCCACCCCGTCAAACGGCGCCCTGAAGATGGCTGGTAAGCAGCTCTCAGCAAACCAGTGGGAGGCGCTGTTTGAGAAGGCCGGCCTGAGAATCGGCCACGCGTACTCGGTGCTGGACGTGAGACACTTCCCACTGCACCGGCTGTGCATGCTGAAGATCCGCAACCCTTGGGGGTCGCATGTGGAGTGGAGCGGGGACTGGGGCGATGACAGTCCGCTGTGGAACCGCTACCCATTCATCAAGCTCGCCTGCCGTCCTGAGAAGAAGGCGGATGGCATCTTCTGGATGGAGTGGCGCGATGTGTCTAAGTTCTTCGACAGCGGCTCCGTGTGCTTCCGCCGTGGCCACTGGTTCCGTTCGTGGTATGACTACCGCGTCCTTGGCAGCTTTGAGGACCTTGTGTGCGACACCGCGCTGCTGATCATCGTGAACAAGACGTCGCAGTTTCCGGCGTACATCTCGCTGCACCAGAAGGACTGCCGCGGGCTGGCGACCAGCGACCCGGACAGCAAGTACGCTTGCGTGATGATCAGCATTTCCGAGGGCGACATCAACGGCTCGCAGCAGAAGGTGGTAGCAAACTCCAGCGAGAACCCGGAGGAGCCGAGCACCGAATACCTCTTCCAGGAGTCTCGCTCTGTCTCCCTCTACTATAAGTTCACAAAGGGCCACAAGTACCTCGTCATTCCGCGTCGCATGAAAAGCAGCACTGGCAACAACGTCCCAAAGAAGAAGTACGTCATCGCGCTACGCACGCAGACCAAGGTGTCCAGCGAGGACGTCGTCGTGAACATTGTGCGCCTTGACAAGAACAACGCGGTGTTCAAAAACGTGGCCTCGTTTGACGCTGGCACACCCACGAGCCTCAACACGCTGTACCAGATCAAGGACGGCAACAACGTCTTTCGCACCTACCGCAGCGACAACTTGCGCAAGGGCAAGAAGCAGCACAACGCGGAGTTCGAGCTGGTGATGTGA
- a CDS encoding putative protein kinase — protein MNPSSKRHAYEPLPQQQQQHPTNPPAAYQHRRVSTGTGRDSPALPQLSPNSMPAMTNIAEPSSSPALISTSAASSTLVPIFQGREGSVAASRGGGSGNSEAHPCPAEESHSYPGASTTAAQSMALAVVPFTGTSSGGMSSDGVGVSAPQRCDPRVGGVVQEGKNTGVGGDDVGYYSGSSPYGKLAPLSLSTERVCPHCLRPYDVFDDREGVLDPATFFRVDATTRSSSIQPSPSHPKLLPPPSQEGDEQQKQQPSKPPRLYTKSAGDGGSGTGQLLCSRGSMTAGLDDSSSDGINRSGNYTPVHPPAAAFTSHYFRALPPPSFIIAAGARGASAPLAIEDYRPSPLLDSPRGEKEEARQPFALAPASASDNGGGGGNSSGTLVCKVAPVPHYSYVWPITCTGMRSQVRLLQQGDGSDKTAAEVEGRKEESPSCESGSPVCSPTAATPSPNNGYYRHYFKELRQLGRGTYGGVYLCRHIMCGVNLGEFALKKIPVGDKVTYLQSVLREVRILEEVRRHPNVVEYKHSWVEEAQLADFGPPVRCLFILMEYASAGSLDTYLERYGNNLSTLAVWYFFLSSVAGTAHLHEKHILHRDLKPQNLLLAATKDRPPRVLVSDFGTAALLDDILYDRSGGTGTLEYMAPELLETTTSLRGTNERYVNHHTMASDVWSLGMVLHYLAFDGALPERHEDGSVNLDKARHSANARPPEMLRLLEAMLQLDPAKRPRCNDILGSPMVQSIMRIFNKDDHSQWDLSIQRQQQLSATSPSAILPLERPPLPPVPAPAPRSTPLNVLEAHSIDDSSSPRGARSRNAILAVSTSSQGHGARADRTNLEDKSNTLQSSRVELLSASTLVDLSTAMALVGSSSSSNGSPFAVKLPPPRPPSTVISQHGRQQQQRAHAVVGLPQTLASFNTSQLSDSPSPRRVNVGVQTNPVVIVEKQQRDT, from the coding sequence ATGAACCCGTCGTCGAAGCGGCACGCGTatgagccgctgccgcagcagcagcaacagcacccCACAAACCCGCCGGCTGCTTATCAGCATCGCCGAGTAAGCACAGGCACTGGTCGCGACAGCCCTGCCCTTCCACAGCTCTCGCCGAACTCGATGCCTGCGATGACCAACATCGCTGAGCCCTCCTCAAGCCCCGCCCTCATCTCCACctcggcagcgtcgtcaACTCTGGTGCCCATCTTCCAAGGGCGGGAGGGTTCTGTAGCAGCTTCaagaggtggcggcagcggcaattCTGAAGCTCATCCTTGTCCTGCCGAGGAAAGCCACAGCTACCCCGGGGCGTCtaccacggcggcgcagtccatggcgctggcggtggtgcccTTCACAGGCACTAGCAGCGGTGGGATGAGCAgtgacggcgtcggcgtcagTGCACCGCAACGGTGTGACCCGAGAGTGGGTGGTGTCGTCCAAGAAGGCAAGAACACAGGTGTTGGCGGTGATGACGTTGGCTACTACTCTGGGTCCTCCCCGTATGGCAAGCTGGCCCCGCTGTCGCTGAGCACGGAGCGAGTGTGTCCGCACTGCCTTCGGCCGTACGACGTCTTCGACGACCGCGAAGGCGTATTGGACCCGGCGACGTTCTTCCGCGTGGATGCAACAACGAGGTCGTCGTCGATACAGCCCTCACCAAGCCATCCGAAGCTGctcccgccgccgtcgcaggaGGGGGAtgagcagcagaagcagcaacCATCGAAGCCCCCGCGCTTATACACTAAGAGCGCAGGGGATGGTGGCAGTGGTACTGGGCAGCTGTTGTGCAGCAGGGGCAGCATGACCGCTGGGCTCGATgacagcagcagtgacggCATCAACCGCAGCGGCAACTACACGCCCGTACACccaccagccgctgcgttCACCTCGCACTACTTCCGTGCGCTGCCCCCACCCTCGTTCATCATAGCGGCGGGAGCCCGCGGTGCATCGGCACCGCTCGCCATCGAGGACTACCgcccatcgccgctgctcgatAGCCCGAGAGGCGAGAAGGAGGAAGCGAGACAGCCGTTCGCACTGGCTCCCGCGTCTGCCAGTGACAacggtggtggaggtggtaACTCGAGTGGGACGCTGGTGTGCAAAGTAGCTCCCGTGCCGCACTACTCCTACGTGTGGCCCATCACCTGCACAGGAATGCGCTCGCAGgtgcgactgctgcagcagggtgacggcagcgacaagacggcggcagaggtggagggcaGGAAAGAGGAGTCGCCGTCGTGCGAGAGCGGCTCGCCCGTCTGCTCCCCCACCgctgcgacgccgtcgccgaacAATGGCTACTACCGTCATTACTTCAAGGAGCTCCGTCAGCTGGGTCGCGGCACCTACGGAGGAGTCTACCTCTGTCGCCACATTATGTGTGGCGTTAACCTCGGCGAGTTCGCTCTTAAGAAGATTCCAGTCGGCGACAAGGTCACCTACCTGCAGTCGGTGCTGCGTGAGGTGCGCATTCTCGAGGAGGTCCGACGGCACCCCAACGTGGTCGAGTACAAGCACAGctgggtggaggaggcgcagctcgcCGACTTTGGTCCGCCCGTGCGCTGTCTCTTCATCTTGATGGAGTACGCGTCCGCAGGCTCGCTCGACACGTATCTGGAGCGCTACGGCAACAATCTCTCCACCCTCGCCGTGTGGTACTTCTTCCTCAGCTCCGTGGCAGGCACGGCGCACCTTCACGAGAAGCACATCTTGCACCGCGACCTAAAGCCTCAGAACCTGTTGCTGGCCGCAACGAAGGACCGTCCGCCACGGGTGCTGGTCAGCGACTTtggcacggcggcgctgctggatgACATCCTGTACGACCGGTCCGGTGGCACGGGCACGCTCGAGTACATGGCGCCGGAGCTCCTCGAGACGACCACCTCGCTTCGCGGCACCAATGAGCGGTACGTGAACCATCACACGATGGCCTCCGACGTGTGGTCGCTGGGGATGGTGCTGCACTACCTCGCCTtcgacggcgcgctgccggaGCGACACGAGGACGGCAGTGTCAACCTCGACAAGGCACGCCACTCGGCGAACGCCAGACCGCCTGAAATGCTCAGACTGCTGGAGGCCATGCTGCAGCTTGATCCCGCAAAGCGGCCGCGCTGCAACGACATCCTCGGCTCCCCGATGGTGCAGTCCATCATGCGCATCTTCAACAAAGATGACCATAGCCAGTGGGACCTCTCCatccagcggcagcagcagctctcggCTACCTCGCCGTCTGCGATTCTGCCGTTGGAGcgtccccctctcccaccggtgccggcgccagcGCCCAGGAGTACACCACTCAATGTTCTAGAGGCCCACAGCATCGATGACAGCAGCTCGCCCCGCGGCGCTCGCAGCCGCAACGCTATCCTCGCCGTCTCCACCTCTTCACAGGGACATGGCGCGCGGGCCGACCGTACGAATCTGGAGGACAAGAGCAACACACTTCAAAGCAGCCGTGTCGAGCTCCTCTCAGCGTCGACGTTGGTGGATCTGTCAACGGCGATGGCGCTTGtcgggagcagcagcagcagcaacggcagcccCTTCGCAGTGAAgttgcctccgccgcgccctCCATCTACTGTGATCTCCCAGCATggccgacagcagcagcaacgcgcgcATGCGGTGGTCGGGTTACCGCAGACCCTAGCCTCCTTCAACACCTCCCAGCTTTCAGactcgccatcgccgcgcAGGGTCAACGTCGGCGTGCAAACCAATCCGGTGGTGATAGTGGAGAAGCAGCAACGGGACACATAA